Genomic DNA from Caldanaerovirga acetigignens:
TTAAGCCCGTCCTCCAAAAGCGTCCTGTAGCAGAGTTCCGCAAGAGCCATGGCAGCCTTCGTGCTCTGCCCGCCCGACAATGCTTTGGCATTCGAGCGCATACAAGCCCGGGCTTCAAAATAAGTGGCTAAGGCATCGCCCATGCCAGCTACTAAGAGTCTTGCCGGAGCTTTTGCTATCATCCCGGTATCTACCAGGACCACATCGGGATTTTGGGGAAGGAATAAGTACTTGCTGAAAACTCCTTCGTCGGTATATATGACGGAAAGCGCGCTGCACGGCGCATCGGTAGATGCAACGGTGGGCACAATCACAACAGGCCTTGACAAAAAATAAGCCACCGCTTTCGCTGTATCGAGGACCTTTCCGCCGCCTATTCCCACAATCACTTCCGAACCTTGCTGTTCGGCTAAAGCTTTTAGCCTGTTTATCTCATTTTCCGAACATTCCCCGTTGAATGGCTCAAAAGTGAGTTTTACCTTTTCGCCCGCGAAGCTTTCCTCTATTGTCGGTCTTGTCCTTTTGATGCCGTTTTCGCTGGCTATGATGAAAAATGAACTCCCCAGCTTCATCGTATGCTCTTTAATGTGCTTTAAAACCCCATTCCCCTGGACGTATTTGCCAGGGCCTATAATTGCCCTTATCATGGCAACCCCTCCTTTGTTAATATTTTATCATATAATGAAATATTTCACAAGATGTCGGGATAGAAATTACTTTTTTTAACCAATTTTCTTATATTTCCTTTCCAATTTTTCTATAAAATTCATAGCTTCATCATATCTATCAAATAAATGAGGTTTCAGATTTCTTATCTTTTCCTGAATTTCTTCGCGGTTATAACCCATTTCCATTAAATAAATAATTGTACTGATGAGTTCTAAAAAAGATGGTTCCTGTTCATTAAGCTCTCTAATAAGATCGGTTTTCTCGGGGAAAACGGCACTTACCATTTTATTATTCTCCAGATAACTTATCAGTTTTTCAGCCTTTTCTTTGTTAGCAGAAAAATATATGTTCCACCAGAAATATTTTCTATTAGCAAGCCAGATTCAACCATCATATCTATATCGTTCTGCAACTCTTGAGAATAAGGTCCAAACAGGTGATATACATATCTTTGTTCAAAGGGAAAACCAAAGGCTTGGAGGATCTGGACAATTTTTTGGAATTTTTTTCTTCCATAAATTAAATTCACACTTGACACCAATTTCAAGATGCTGTAAATGTTTTCATACATTTTTTCTCCGCACTCCCTTTAATATTTTTTCTACATCTTCTTTCAACTCAGCAGGAAAGTATATTCTCCTCTGGAGATAGTTTTTATTCCTTATTGCATCTATAATGTCAGATTTTCTTGAAAGCTCTTCGTAGTTAAATTCATCATCAAAGAAAAATATATGTTTATCCACTTCATTGATCTCATCCTCACCGTTATGTTTCTTACTCGACCGATGTAAGACAACATCTTGGCCATCATGTTTCTTACTAAACCGATGCACGACATAACTGTCTTCATAAGGTAAAGTCGATGTTGTATCTTCACCAATATAGTATTTTGGATCATACCCTTTTTCCCTAGCCTTTTTATATAACTCATTTATCTTTTCGAAAAACGTTAAGCCAAAATCTTCATCATCTATTTCAATACATTTAAATAAACGCCTATTTAAAATTCGTTGAGCAAGATCCTTTAAAATTCTGTCAATTTCACTATAGGCAAGACGGTTTATAATTGAAAAAACGACATAATCATCTAAACTCAAATATTCATCATTCGAAGATCAAAACCTATTTCAGTTTGATTTTCAACCATTCCTATTCTTAACGAGTGTAGTAACCATTCAAGATCGAATCTCCCATAAGATACTCCCGTCATTAAACTATCTCTCAAAAGGTAGTCAATCCTATCCACATCTAATTGGCTGCTAATAATTTTGGTTATATGCTGGGGTCTAAATACTTTCGTTATAACATCTCTAACTTGACGTGGCAACCCCTCATCATAAGCCGCAAGGACTCTGTGAACTTCTGTAGTTTCATACATTATAATTCGATTACTCCACTTTTCATGCTTTATCGAAGAAAATCTTTCTACTACATGCGAAAAAGGCCCGTTACCTATATCGTGCAGCAATGCAGAACATAATATTACATTTCTGTACTTTTCCATTTCATCTATCAATTCTTGGGAAACTGAACGATTTTTATTTTCTCTCATTATTTCTATAATCCTCTTTGCCAAGTGGGTAGTACCTAATGAGTGAGAGAATCTAGAATGTTCAGCTCCGTGGAATGTAAACCAGCTAAATCCAAGCTAAGTTGGCCATTACCAGAAGGCAGGAATTCACATTGGGTGATTGTATTTTGCCCGGAAAAAAGTCGCCTCATCGCATTTTTCCAGGAAATAACCCAGGAAATCGAGGGGGCAAAAGCCTTAAGCGAAAGATAAAAGAACTTTACAAAGAGGTGGAAACGATTTTCAACGCACCCAGGTACTATGTTTCTGGTACGCTCGCCATAGGAAGAATAGCCCACAACTCTCCCGAATTTGCGTCCATCACTAAATACATCCTCCACCACCATCAACTGGAATTTTTTTGCACAATCATTGGAAGTGTTCCATTGCAGTATAATTTCGAAATTTGACCTCTGGCTTTATTTCCGGCCAAAGTCAGGTTTTTTATTTTAAATTGGCAATATTTTAAACCAACCGTTGATTTTTTATAAATATTGTGTTATAAATAAACATAACAATTTATAAGCGGAGATATTATATGCAATTATAAATAAATAAAATAAAAAAGAAAAGGAGGATGACTATGAAATTTTCAAAAACGCTGGCGTTAATTGCGATCCTGCTCATCGTCGTCCTTACTGCGGCAGGCTGCGGGCAAAGCTCATCCCAAAACCAGCAGCAAGGACAGCAGTCGGCGGGGGGCGGTGAAACCATCAAAATCGGCACCTTAGGGCCACTTACTGGCAATCTCGCTACATACGGCGTCAGCACCAAAAACGGAGTGGAAATAGCCGTGGATGAAATCAACAACGCCGGAGGCATCGACGGCAAAAAGGTCGAAATAATTTCCGAAGATACCCGGGGCGACCAGACCGAAGCCGCCAACGCGGTAACAAAACTGATACAGCAGGACAAGGTAATTGCCATCGTCGGCGGAGTTATAAGCTCCGAGACCATGACCGCAGGTCCCATAGCCAACGATGCTAAAGTCGTTATGATCACTTCCTCCTCCACAGCAAAGGGTATTCCCGAGATAGGCGACTATATCTTCAGGAACTGCCTGTCCGATGAGGTCCAGGCGACCCAGCTTGCCGAATACGCAGCAAAGGAAATGGGCCTCAAAAAATTCGCCATAATGTACACCAACAACGACTACGGCCTTTCCCTGAAAAACGCCTTTGAACAGAAGGCCAAAGAGCTCGCAAGCGTAGTCGACGTCGAAACTTACAACGACGGCGAAAGCGACTTCAGGGCCCAGCTCACCAAAATAAAAAGCTTCAACCCCGACGCCCTCTACATAGCCGGATACTACACCGAAGCCGCAAAAATCGCGCAGCAGGCCAAGGAGCAAGGCTTGAACGTCCAGATTCTCGGGGCTGATGGTTTTTATTCGCCCAAGCTCATCGAACTCGGCGGCAGTTCCGTTGAAGGGGCGGTATTCACAGCAGGTTTCTTCCCGGACGACCCGTCTGAGGAAGTGCAGAACTTCGTAAAGGCCTATAAAGAAAAGTTCAACGCCGAGCCCGATATGTTCGCCGCCCAGGCTTATGACGCCGCCAAAATCCTGCTAACAGCCATAAAGAACGCAAAAGGCCAGGGGGCAGAAGCCCTACAGGCCGAAATGGCCAAGATAAAGGACTTCCCGGGCATTACCGGCATCACCTCTTTCACCAAAGAAGGCGACGCTGTAAAAGAAGTTCTGATTTTGAAGGTGGAAAACGGCAAGTTCGTCAAGATCCGCTAATTAAAACGGCTATAAAGGCAAAGTCAATGGGTGTAATAGCCCATTGACTTTGCCTTTTAGAAAGGAAGGGAGCCATGTTCGCCGAACAAATTCTAAACGGACTGACTCTTGGAAGCACTTACGCCTTGATAGCACTGGGATACACCATGGTCTACGGCATTCTGGAGCTCATAAACTTTGCCCACAGCGAAATATACATGACAGGTGCATTCATCGGCCTCGTTATGGTAACGGCATATAAATTCCCCTTTCCTCTTGCGCTTATCATCGCCATGGCCGGCTCTTGCCTCTTAGGGGTAACGATTGAAAAAGTTGCTTACAAACCCCTCAGGAAAGCGACCAGAATAGCCCCTTTGATAAGCGCCATAGGTGTTTCCATATTCCTTCAAAATGCTGCCTTGATACTCGCCGGGCCCCAAGTTCGGGCATTCCCGGTTAATTTCAAATCCGCCTCGATTAAGCTAGGCCAATCCATGCAGATGTCTTCGCTTCAGCTCTTGATCCTCCTCATTTCCATAATTTTGATGGCAGGTCTTCATTTCCTGATACACAAAACCAAACTGGGTCAGGCCATGCGTGCCACCGCTCAGGATAAAGAAGCCGCCCAGTTGATGGGCATAAAAATAGACCGGGTGATTTCCTTCACTTTCGCCATCGGTTCTGCCCTGGGCGGCGCTGCCGGAGTCCTCGTCGGCGTCTATTTCAATTCGGTAGACCCTATGATGGGCTTTTTCCCCGGACTCAAAGGCTTCGTGGCCGCAGTGCTCGGCGGCATAGGCAATATCCCTGGAGCCATGCTCGGAGGCCTGATACTGGGAATTGTGGAGGTATTAGGCGCAGTCTACATGTCCCGCTACAAGGATGCGATTGCTTTTGCAATGCTGATCATAATACTCCTCGTAAAACCGACGGGCCTTTTAGGCCGAAAACTCCAGGAGAAAGTGTAGGTGGAGCAAGTGAACAGCTACTACGTCCAGATACTTACGGTGACGGGAATAAACATAATACTAGCTGTGAGCCTGAACCTTGTCACCGGCTTTACCGGTCAACTTTCGCTCTGCCATGCCACATTCATGGGAATAGGCGCCTACACGGCGACGCTCGCCGCACTAAAGCTCGGCATCCCTTTCGCGGCGGCGCTTATCCTGGGCGCCTTATCCGCGGCATTCTTCGGATTTATCATCGGAGTCCCGACCCTTCGGCTGAAAGGTGATTACCTGGCAATAGCCACTTTAGGCTTTGGCGAAATCATGAAAAACATCCTCCTTAATCTGGAGATAACCGGAGGTCCCATGGGACTCAGGGGCATCCCGAAGGTCACAAACGTTTACGTCGTATATTTGTGCGTCGCGTTGGTCATCTTTTCTCTCAACAGGATAATGCATTCTAGAGTTGGGAAATCCTTTATCGCAATAAGGGAAGATGAACTGGCGGCAGAAGCGATGGGAATAAACACCCCAAATTTCAAGATACTGGCTTTTGTCGTAGGAGCTTTCTATGCCGGTCTGGCCGGCGGCCTTTACGCCTTCTTCTTTCGCTACATCAACCCTAACAACTTCGGATTTATGAAGTCAATAGAGATTTTGAGCATGGTAGTGCTTGGCGGTTTGGGCAATACTTACGGTGCAGTGCTGGGCGCAGCGATAATAACCGTGTTGCCGGAATTCTTAAGGTCTGTTTCTCCCGTCATCGCCCAGTACCGCATGGTGTTTTACGGGATACTTCTCGTCGCCATGATGATATGGAGGCCCCAGGGGGTAATGGGCGAAAACAAGGCGATGAAAAGAAGGAGGCAGGCAGCATGACTCTCCTTGAAGGGAAAAACCTTACCATGGTATTCGGAGGACTTACTGCCCTCGACTCCGTAGATATTCACATAAACAAAGGAGAAATTCTAGGCCTTATAGGTCCTAACGGCGCTGGAAAGACCACGCTTTTTAACCTGCTCACAGGCGTCTACTCGCCCTCCCGGGGCAGTATCTACTTTAAAGAGAGGGAAATAAAGAATCTAAAGCCCTATCAGATAACGAGGCTAGGCATTGCGCGGACATTCCAGAATATAAGGCTTTTCGGCGAAATGAGCGTTCTTGACAATGTTATAATAGGGCAGCACTGCCGCACCAAAACCGGAGTCTTTGGCGCTATTTTCCGTCCCCCTGCCGTCCGAGAGGAGGAAAAAAGGGTGAAGGAAAAGGCCATGGAAATCCTGGAATTCGTCGGTCTTGACGATGCGGCAAAAGAAAAGGCTAAAAACCTCCCTTACGGCAAGCAGAGGAAGCTGGAAATGGCAAGGGCATTGGCCACAGAACCGGAGCTGATACTTTTAGATGAACCAGCCGCCGGGATGAACCCTCAGGAAACCAACGAACTCATCGAACTAATACAAAAGGTCAATGACGCGGGGAAGACCGTACTGCTCATCGAACACGACATGAAACTGGTGATGGGAATCTGCCGGAGGATAGTGGTCCTCGACTACGGCAAAAAAATCGCCGACGGCACGCCCGAGGAAGTGAAAAACGATGAGAACGTTCTCAAAGCATACCTGGGTGCCGCCCTGGACAAGGAGGTAAAATAAATTGCTGAGACTCGAAAACGTAACCGCCCACTACGGAACGATCCAGGCATTGAAGGGCGTTTCGATAAACGTAAGCGAAGGCGAAATAGTAACAGTAATAGGTGCAAACGGAGCGGGGAAAACCACGCTCTTAAAGACTTTATGCGGCCTCGTTAGCGCCACCTCCGGAAAGGTGTACTTTTACGACAAAGATATAACCAACCTTCCCACATCCGACATCGTAGCAGCAGGCATTGTCATGGTTCCGGAAGGCAGAAGGATTTTCCCGCGAATGACCGTCCTGGAAAACCTGCAGCTCGGCGGTTACCTCAACAGGAACAAAAGCGAAACGAAGGCAAATATGGAAAGGGTTTTCGAACTTTTCCCGATACTTAAAGACCGCCTCCACCAGATCGCCGGGACGCTGTCCGGCGGCGAACAGCAGATGCTCGCAATAGGGCGTGCCCTCATGTCGCGCCCCAAGCTCCTGCTTTTGGACGAACCTTCCATGGGCCTTGCCCCAAAGATAGTCCTCAGCATCTTCGACATCATCCGCCAGATAAACCGCGAAGGGACCACGATACTTCTGGTGGAGCAGAACGCCCAGATGGCCCTTTCCACCGCCCACAAGGCCTACGTGCTGGAAACGGGCAGGGTCGTGATGGAAGACACCGCCGAAAAATTGCTTCACAATGAACAGGTAAGGAAGGCGTACCTCGGGGAAGCATAGTAATAAAAAAGAGCCGCGAAATAAACGCGGCTTTTTACTATACTTAATCAGCTTAATTTGCCTGCAGCTTTTACCCTTATCCTTACGGCATTTCCGGGCAGGTACGCCAATGGGATATCCTCTACTTGAACAATCTCTACCGTTGAAGGATCTGCCCCTGCTTTTATGGCCTCATCTTTCGCCCTTTCCTTTGCTATTTTTAGAGCTTCTTCTCTGCTTATCTCGGACAATGAAAATATGCTGTCAATCTCTCCGCTCACCTGAGCAATCGCTGCCCCAAGAGCATTGGCGACTCCGAAATTGTTCGGCCTTATTATTTCGCTCACTCCGGGAATTTCGCTCCCGACTATAATGCTTCCTCCGCCGACCAGCACGAGAGGCTGGGGATTCTTGCTTATCTTCATTTTATCAACGGCTTCTATTATCATTTTCTGCATTTTGTCGTAAGCTTTTCTTGCAAAATCAATGGAAAGGCCCCTAACCTTACTTTCATCCCCTACCTGGGCAAACCCGAGGCGGACTACAACGTCGGTAGCAGTGATCGTATTTCCGCCGAAGACAAGGGCTTCTTCAGTTATCCTGTACCCTACGCTATCAGGACCTATCTTGATATCCCCGCCCTCTTCGCGGATTATGGTGCTACCACCAAGGGCTATCGAGATAAGGTCAGGCATCCTGAAGTTAGTCCTTACACCTCCGATTTCGACAGCAATGGATGATTCCCTCGGAAATCCCTGCGTTATCACGCCTACATCGCTGGTAGTGCCGCCGACGTCTAGCACTAAGGCGTTTTCCAGCTTGCTCAGGAACGCCGCCCCCCTTATGCTGTTTGTGGGGCCACAGGCAATCGTGAGAATAGGGTAGCGCATAGCATAATCTATGGACATCAGCGTCCCGTCGTTCTGACAAAAGTAGACCTTGGCTTCCGTAATTCCCTCCTTTTCTAAAGCCGATTTAAAGCCTTCTGCGGTGGTTCTTGCAACTTCAACCAATGCCGCATTTAACACCGTCGCATTTTCCCTCTCAAGAAGGCCAAGAGAACTAATCTCGTGTGAAAGAGATATGGATATATCCCCGACAGTCTTTTTGAGGATTTCTTTTACCCTTAATTCATGACTTCTGTTTACAGGAGAAAATACGGAAGTCACCGCCACGCTATTGATGCTGTCTCTTTTTATTTCCTCTGCTATTTTGTAAAGCGCCTCTTCCTCCAGAGGGCCTATTTCTCTCCCGTCGTATTCATGCCCCCCCTGTATCAGATAATAGTGCCTTCCTATTGCTTCAACAAGGTCATCAGGCCACCCCACAAGAGGGTGTATCGCCGCAGTGGCAGGATACCCTATCCTTATTATCGCTGTCTTGCATAGCCTTTTCCTCTCCGCTATGGCATTCGTAGCATGGGTAGTGCCGAGCATAGCATACTTTATATTTTTTCGGTCAATTTTACTTTTTTCTAAAACCCTGTTCATAGCTTCAAATATGCCGCTTGACACATCTTTTGTGGTAGGTACTTTTACGCTTTCTATAATTTCCAGATTTTCATCTACCAACACGGCATCAGTATTCGTGCCGCCCACATCTATGCCAATTCGGTACTCCAATTTATCACACCTCCTATAAACAGTTCAGTTCTTCTACCGGCACGTATTCTACATCATACCCAAAATACCGCGGCCCCACCGTCTGTATCCCTTTTTCGCTCCTCCACTTTTCATCACAAGGCAATCCTAAAACAAATGCCCTCTGCCCGTACCGCAGGCCTTCGGTGGTAATGGGTATACCTGTGTGGGCATCCACAACGCAAATCAAATCAGGTACAGTAGCCACTATCTTTCCGTTCCTACGTGCTATCAAATTTTCGTTCTGGAAATTAATTTCGAGTTTTTCACCCTTAAATTCATCTATCCCATCCAGGTATGCCTCACCCCTTACAAAGCCGCCTGATGTTTTTCTCACCACATCTGATATTTTCCCTTTAAAAAGAGGTATCCCTCCTGTCGCATTTATTATAGCCTCGATGGGGTCATCGCCATTTTTGTGGGCTCTCCTTATCACCTTTCCTATCTGAGCAGAATACGAAACTATGTCTCTTATGCCTGCCTCTTTCACCTGTCTTCCCGTCATCGGATAAATAGCTATCATCACCGAGCCTCCCATTACAACGGTGGCGTTTCTTGCGAGGCTTTCCGTCCAAAAATTGTTTACCGTCTTCAGAAGAATCGAGTTTCCTTTTTCATCAGCGAGCACCATAGGAGTCGCAGGTATCCCGAAAAGGTGGTAAGTCACCATCTGAAGTTCGGGAAAAGCCCTCCCCATGCCATCCACGTCCACAAGGGGAACACCTTTTTCAGCCGCCACCATTATGGGGATCATCGAGTTAACTCCTCCTGCTTCTATGGGAAGTACCGCATATACCTCTTTACCCAGAAAACTCTGGAGGCTTTCAAATGCATTGAAAATTTCCCGGCCTGAAGGGATTTTCTCCACAAGAACCGTCGGAGCCCCCATCATCGCAACGGGAACGACTAAAGCTTCGTCTGGGATTTCTTCTACGTCAATCAATCTCACAGGGCCTTTATTTTTTATAGACTGAATCGCCATAAGCTTTCCTATGTGGGGGTCGCCACCTCCCCCTGTTCCGAGCAAGGCAGCGCCCACCGCAATATCTTCCAAATCCTGCAAATCTATGAATTTCAGTTTTTCAACGGCCCTCTTCATGGTTCTATACCCCCCTGCGATTAGGTGCACTGTTTTTTGAAAAAGATTTTGACATACCGTATAGAACGAGGTAGGAAATTATCGCAACCACAATTCCGTTTATAGCCGAGATCCCAACCTTGACAAAAAGAGCGGCGATAAATCCTAGCGCCCAAGATATTATCCCGGCCCAGTTGATTTCGCTGATTTCCGACTCCCACAACTTCTTATCGCCTTTTTTCATTATCCAATAATCGGCAATCATGCTGCCTGCTATTGGAGGTATGCCGGCAGTAAGGAGTATCAGGAAAGAAGTAAAGTAATTCAAAATGCCCATAACAGCAAGCAATGTGCCTATTGCCCCTGCTAAGAAGGTCATGAGCGGCCTTAACTCGTTCTTCATTTTAAATAGGTTAACTATCGCAAGGCCTCCAGAATATGCATTGACCGTATTAGTCGTCCAGGTAGCCAAAACAAGGATGATCGCTCCGACAAAACCGAGGCCTATTTTCGTTACCGCTATTGTTATGTCGTAAGTGCCTCCCACTACCGTGAGAAGTGCTCCGACTACCAGAAGGAAGATGCCAGTCGGAAGTACTCCAATGAAACCGGAAAGCACAGCATCCTTTCTGTATCTCGCGTATCTTGAAAAATCTGGCGCAATTACTCCTCCGACGGCAAATCCGCCTACCGAAAGACCTATAGCGTAACTCCAAGAAAAATTGTCCTTTGGAACATAATTGATGACATTAGTCATCCCGTATGAGGAAATCACTTTTATTAATCCCCATATTGAAAGTATGATCAAGGACGGAATGGCGATATAATTCAAATATTCTAAGGCCCTGTACCCGTAAACAGCAGTTGTGAGCATTATTATGCCCCAAATAAGTCCGCTCAACCAGACTGGAACATTTAGACCAAGCCAAAGGTTTAGAATCTGAGAAAACGCAGAACCTGCCACGTTGGCCTGAACCCCGAACCACCCTATCGTCGATATTGCGAGTATCGACGAAATTATAAACCTCGCACCTTCCCTTCCGAATGCCGAAGAAGAAGCTACAACTGTCGGCACTCCCAAGTCCGACCCCTGCATTCCTTGAAACGTCATAAAAATGATGATTATGACGTACCCGATGGCACCTGCGGCAATAGCTTTAAAAATAGGCATCCCCTGAACGATTGCGCCTCCAACCATCAAAGAGGAAACACATATCATCGCTCCAGCCCAAATAAGGGCTATGTTATACCACGGCCTCCTCTCATTCTCAGGGATTGGGTCTAACGCGTGCTGTTCCATTTGAAAATACCCCCTTTTAATATTTTAATGTGTGAAAGTTGGTTCGACCGTAAAATTTTCTAGCAAAAACCGTGCCAACCTAGATTTGCCGAAATTTGTTTTTTAATTTGAGGAATTTTGCCTTGTTTTGTCTTTTAATGGGGTATTGACATTTCGCATTTATTTCGATTTAATAGAGTTAAATTCTAATTTTCAAGGATTTTATCACTGTTTCTCATTTTTTATCAGTATTCTTTTTATCAATAAAAAATGGTGATATTATGAGAAAAGAATTGGAAGAAGTTTTTAATGCGACCGATATGATTCAAATTGAAAATAGTTGTAAAGAATTAGCCTTACGACCAAATTCCCATTTAGCGGTATTCTCTCCACCGTGCAGTGAATTTTGCCCACATAAAGACGAATGCAAATACGAACTGATAATTTCTTTTAAAATTTTTGAAGAAGAATTTACCTATGGTTTGCCCAAGGGTAAGAGTTTTAAAATACCTCCGGCAGCTTTCTTAAAACTGCTGTCCTTGCTGTGTGAAAGTTTGACCGTTATGGAAGAAAAATCTATCAACTCGGAGATTATAAAAGATGCGTTTCAAATCTTGGCAAGCCAGCTTCAAGTGGAGTTTTTGCTTTATAACAAAAAAGGCGATTTAATATTGAGCCACCTTTTTTTGCAGCAAAGGCCTCTTTTTTTGGAAGGTCTAGAAAAACTTCAAATTTCACCTAACGCAGAGGGCACTGTAAAGACGTCATTTGGCAAGTTTTACTATCACAGGCCATTAAAGGGAAAAGAGCCAGAAGGTGTCTTGCTCTGGAGAATGAAAAGCGCAAAAAAGGCCGAAAACGAGGCCTATAAGACAAATGACCATTTTTTCGCCCTTATAGGCAAAAATCCTCATTTTGTCGAAATAAAAAAACTACTCAAGCATATCGCGCAAAACGACCATACTGTGCTTTTACAAGGGGAAAGCGGAACGGGAAAGGAACTTTTTGCCCGATATATCCATAATTTAAGTCCAAGAAAAGAAAATCCTTTTATTGCCATAAACTGCGCTGCGATCCCCGAAAATCTTTTGGAAAGCGAACTTTTCGGATACGAAGATGGCTCTTTTACCGGCGCAAAAAAAGGAGGGAAACCTGGCAAGTTCGAACTTGCCGACGGTGGAACCATATTTCTTGACGAAATAGGAGATATGCCTATGCCACTTCAGGCCAAACTCCTGAGGGTTTTGGAAGACAGGCGTGTCGAGAGAGTAGGTGCGACTTCCCCAAGGCCGGTAGATATTAGAGTAATAGCCGCGACTAATAAAGATTTAAAGGAACTAATAGAGAAAAAGATGTTCAGGGAAGATTTGTTTTTCAGGTTAAACGTATTCCCCGTAAATATACCGCCCCTTAGGGAACGGCGGGATGATATCCCGCTCCTTTTGGACTTTTACTTAAAAAACGTAATAATCGAACAGGACTGGGGTTTTAAAATTTTCAGCCCCGAAGCGCAGGAAATTTTAAAAAATTATACTTGGCCCGGCAATATCAGGGAATTAAAAAATGTGGTCACTTATGCGGCATCAATCTGCAAAGAAGACATCATCACTCCTGATTACCTGCCGAAATATCTGATGACTGGCGCACAAAGCGAGGTTTACGTCGGGGGCAATCTAAAGGGCAAGTCCAGTTTCGATGGTGAAAAAGATGTAAAACATCGCCTGGAGACTTTGCTCGAAAAATACGGAAGATCTACCGAAGCCAAAAAGGTCATCGCCGGGGAATTAGGCGTAAGTCTTGCTACCCTTTATCGATGGCTGAACAAATATGGGATAAGTAGGTGATAACGTGCTAAAAATCACGGCAGACTGGATTGAACCTCTTTGGTACGGAAGTATATTCCTAGGTTCCGGTGGAGGAGGAAAAAGCGGGCTTTTGGCATCGCTTTTGGTAAAAAATTTAAAAGATAGTTATATCCCGCTAATTGCACATGAGGACATAGCGAGCAGTGATTATTTTTGCGGCGTGGGGCTTCTAGGTTCTCCTGAACTTTCTGAAGAAAATATCCCCTCAGGAAAGGAAATAAAAATTGCCATAGACGAATTAAAAAGTCATACAGGCCTTGAATTTCGCGGCATTACGGTAGTAGAAGGAGCAGGCGTGAACATCTTTTACCCCCTTCTGGCCGCACTCAAGATGGGTCTTCCAGTAGTAGATGCAGATGCGATGGGTAGGGCTTTTCCTGAACTACAAATGACCGCCTATCACCTTGAGGGTATGCCGGTCACACCTCTAGTATTGGTAGACGGGACTTATACCGTCCACCTTTTTTTGGAAAAGCAGGATACCTTCCTGCTGGAACTGAACACGAGGCAAATTGTAAGCGAAAAAGGCGGTGTAGGTTATTTTGCAGGTTTTCCCTATCCTGGGTCTGTCCTAAAGAAGGTACTTTTCCCTGGAACTCTCAGCTTTGCGAGAGAAATAGGAGAATGCTTTATGAAAGCCGAAAGCTATGAGGAACTGATGGATCTATTGCTTGAAGTAACAGCCAATTCATTTTACGGCCCGGTTGTTGAAATTTTCAAGGGCAAGGTGAAAAGCATCTCCGTCTTTTCCACATCCAAATGGAAATC
This window encodes:
- a CDS encoding DUF917 domain-containing protein; translated protein: MLKITADWIEPLWYGSIFLGSGGGGKSGLLASLLVKNLKDSYIPLIAHEDIASSDYFCGVGLLGSPELSEENIPSGKEIKIAIDELKSHTGLEFRGITVVEGAGVNIFYPLLAALKMGLPVVDADAMGRAFPELQMTAYHLEGMPVTPLVLVDGTYTVHLFLEKQDTFLLELNTRQIVSEKGGVGYFAGFPYPGSVLKKVLFPGTLSFAREIGECFMKAESYEELMDLLLEVTANSFYGPVVEIFKGKVKSISVFSTSKWKSATIVSRGEEINLLFQYENLLVFKNSQIAASVPDLICAIDLDRLTPVNNSEFFEGQYLAILGLPAPLRLRINRALDVVGPQCFGYRTIYMPLERIYQRFYRGVYF